Proteins encoded in a region of the Drosophila busckii strain San Diego stock center, stock number 13000-0081.31 chromosome 2L, ASM1175060v1, whole genome shotgun sequence genome:
- the LOC108607654 gene encoding protein Diedel-like: MTLKVTYLVTLLAPVAQAECCVDAKTIVYKLSGGSCGDIGGSRQSDGTCRFKICANGEGIRGTYCGQGSCDIVGCKCDGGCLRGNWEDSFKAQNAHLNPEVIEVHWATLSLIPAPEGGIPNYLSNLFVNITSKVG, encoded by the coding sequence TTACCTACCTCGTAACTCTTCTGGCGCCTGTTGCTCAAGCCGAATGCTGTGTGGATGCCAAAACTATCGTTTACAAATTGAGTGGCGGATCGTGTGGCGACATAGGTGGATCGAGACAATCGGATGGCACCTGTCGCTTTAAGATCTGTGCCAATGGTGAAGGCATAAGAGGTACATATTGTGGACAAGGATCTTGTGATATAGTCGGCTGTAAATGTGATGGTGGCTGCCTGAGAGGAAACTGGGAGGACAGCTTTAAGGCGCAGAATGCTCATCTCAATCCAGAGGTCATTGAAGTACATTGGGCAACATTATCACTAATTCCAGCACCTGAAGGTGGCATTCCCAATTATTTGTCTAATCTTTTTGTTAACATTACATCAAAAGTAGGTTAA